The DNA window GTTGCACCCGTTGCCCGCCAAAACCTGCGCAAGGGCGGTGCCCCACGACCCCGCCCCTATCACGGCAACCTTCACGTCAGCCCTCCTGCGATTTCTTCTTGTCGCCCACGCGGCTCTCGGTGCCCTCGCGCAGACGCTTGATGTTGCCGCGATGCGCCCACACCACGGTGAGGCCCGCCAGCGTGCACATGGCGAAGGCGATCCAGTCGCCCCAGAAGTAGTACAGCGAGAAGAACGGGCATGCCACGGCCGCCGCGATCGACCCCACCGATACATGGCGGGTGACCAGCACCAGCACGATGAAGATGGCCAGCTCCAGGCACGCGCCCACCCAGCCGAACGTCACGAACAGGCAGCCCACGGCCACGGCGATGCCCTTGCCGCCCTTGAAGCCGAGCCACGGGCAGAAGATGTGGCCCCACACGCAGCCGAGGAACGCCACGGCCAGCATGGTGTCGTAGCTCACGAGCGCGCCGGGCACGAGGCCGCCCCCCGGCAGGAAGTTCCAGGCGAACGCCCACGCGAGGAAGCCCGACAGCAGGCCCTTGCCGAAGTCGAGCACGAACACGGCGTAGCCGCCCACCTTGCCCATGGTGCGGATGGCGTTGGTGGTGCCGATGTTGCCCGAGCCGTGCTCGCGCAGGTCGGTGTGGTAGAACACCTTCGAGATGACAAGCCCCCAGGGGATCGACCCCAGAAGGAACGCCGCGACGAACAGCGCGGCCGCAACCAGCAGATCCTGCATTTCGCCCCTTAGTCCTTCTTCTTGAACTTCAACGTGATCGGCGTGCCCACGAGGTCGAAGCCCTCGCGCAGCCGGTTCTCGAGGAACCGCTCGTAGTTGTCGTTCACGAGGTCGGGCCGGTTCACGAAGAACGTGAAGCGCGGCGGGCGCGTGGCCGTCTGCGTCACGTACTTCATGCGCAGCACCGCCTTGCCGCTGCTCACCGTGTGGCCGCCCTCGCGGATGGTGCCGAGCCAGGTGTTGAGCTGGTTGGTGGGGATGGTCTGGCTGAAGTTCTCATAGGCGAGGTCGATGGCGTCCCAGATGCGGTCCACCTTCTTGCCGGTGAGCGCCGAGATGGCGATGACCGGCGCGTAGCCCACGAACGTGAGGCGGTCGGCGATGCGCTCGCGGATCTCGGCCTTGGCCTCGGGTCCCTCCACGAGGTCCCACTTGTTCAGCACGATGACCATGGCGCACCCGCGCTCGGCGGCGAACCCGGCCACGCGCTGGTCCTGGTCGGTGAGGCCGAGCGTGGAGTCGATGACCAAGAGCGCCACGTCGGCGCGGTCGATGGCGCGCATGGCGCGCACGAAGCCGTAGTACTCCACGTCCTCGTCGATCTGGCTCTTGCGGCGCAAACCGGCGGTGTCGACGATGGTGTAGCGGCGGCCGTCGTGTTCCACGTGCGTGTCGATGGCGTCGCGCGTGGTGCCGGCCACGTCGGAGACGATGGAGCGCTCGTTTGCCGTCATCTTGTTCGTGAGCGAGGACTTGCCGGCGTTCGGGCGACCGATGATGGCCACGTTGATGCCGGGCTCGTCGTCCTCCCCGCCGGGCAGCTCCGCGCGCTTGAGCTCCTCGACGACCGCATCGAGCAAATCTCCCGTGCCGTGGCCGTGCATCGACGAGACGGGCCACGGATCCCCCAGGCCCAGCTGGTAGAACTCCCACAGCTCGTCTTCGCGGTTCGGCGTGTCCATCTTGTTCACGACGAGGAACACCGGCTTGTTCGTCTTGCGCAAGATGCGCGCGACGGCCTCGTCGTCGGCGTTGATGCCGGTCTTGCCGTCCACGAGGAAGATGACGACGTC is part of the Arabiibacter massiliensis genome and encodes:
- the plsY gene encoding glycerol-3-phosphate 1-O-acyltransferase PlsY; translated protein: MQDLLVAAALFVAAFLLGSIPWGLVISKVFYHTDLREHGSGNIGTTNAIRTMGKVGGYAVFVLDFGKGLLSGFLAWAFAWNFLPGGGLVPGALVSYDTMLAVAFLGCVWGHIFCPWLGFKGGKGIAVAVGCLFVTFGWVGACLELAIFIVLVLVTRHVSVGSIAAAVACPFFSLYYFWGDWIAFAMCTLAGLTVVWAHRGNIKRLREGTESRVGDKKKSQEG
- the der gene encoding ribosome biogenesis GTPase Der yields the protein MPLPLVAVVGRPNVGKSTFVNRIVQADEAIVHEMRGVTRDRSYHEADWNGVEFKLVDTGGIEMGDDDAFQGSIRAQAIAGANEADVVIFLVDGKTGINADDEAVARILRKTNKPVFLVVNKMDTPNREDELWEFYQLGLGDPWPVSSMHGHGTGDLLDAVVEELKRAELPGGEDDEPGINVAIIGRPNAGKSSLTNKMTANERSIVSDVAGTTRDAIDTHVEHDGRRYTIVDTAGLRRKSQIDEDVEYYGFVRAMRAIDRADVALLVIDSTLGLTDQDQRVAGFAAERGCAMVIVLNKWDLVEGPEAKAEIRERIADRLTFVGYAPVIAISALTGKKVDRIWDAIDLAYENFSQTIPTNQLNTWLGTIREGGHTVSSGKAVLRMKYVTQTATRPPRFTFFVNRPDLVNDNYERFLENRLREGFDLVGTPITLKFKKKD